A genomic stretch from Gopherus flavomarginatus isolate rGopFla2 chromosome 3, rGopFla2.mat.asm, whole genome shotgun sequence includes:
- the MYORG gene encoding myogenesis-regulating glycosidase → MYTFLPDSFTPGKPKPSKELKPMIGAVIIGLILFIAAVVAWCYYTASLRKAERLKTELMDLRKDGFIIKNNNGEVVFRLAFQSGTLDLESCSKEGEILTCTRSDRGKLNFFIQTVKPKDTVMCYRVRWEEFVADTVVEHTMFWEDAHWYGGCEMSVQHWPIRLPGYQEPMPFVTSDVYSFRGSFGGILERYWLSSKAAAIKINDSVPFHLGFNASERSLFFQARYKDSPYKPPLGQQPFPELSYRVCVGSDVTSIHKYMVRRYFNKPSKIPAENAFRYPIWSTWALYKNDIDQDKLLRFSEKIKKYRFNCSHIEIDDTYTQTYGDFDFDPVKFPNVTEMFKTLKKEGFKVTLWTHPFINYNSSNFGVGIERQLFIKEPTGKLPAMVKWWNGIGAILDFTNPTAREWFQSHLKQLRSKYGIASFKFDAGEVSYLPKQFSTFRPLSDPSVWSRRYTEMAIPFYELAEVRVGYQSQNISCFFRIIDRDSVWGYELGLKSLIPTVLTISMLGYPFISADMIGGNFFPNKTEGAVEIPDQELYIRWLELSAFMPSMQFSIPPWLYDKEVIEIAQKFTELHESLVAPLLLELAGEVTDTGDPIIRPIWWISPRDEFAHKIDSQFLIGDTLMVAPVLELGKQERDVYLPAGKWRSYKGELFEKTPVLLTDYPVDLDEVAYFLWVS, encoded by the coding sequence ATGTACACATTCCTGCCTGACAGCTTCACCCCGGGGAAGCCAAAGCCGTCCAAGGAGCTGAAGCCAATGATTGGTGCAGTCATCATCGGGCTGATCTTGTTCATTGCGGCGGTGGTGGCTTGGTGCTACTACACGGCGTCTCTCAGGAAGGCGGAGCGGCTAAAGACGGAATTGATGGACCTGAGGAAGGATGGGTTCATCATCAAAAACAACAATGGGGAGGTGGTCTTCAGACTGGCCTTCCAGTCGGGCACCCTCGACCTGGAGTCCTGCTCGAAAGAAGGGGAAATTTTAACCTGCACCAGGTCGGACAGAGGGAAGCTGAATTTCTTCATTCAGACAGTCAAGCCCAAGGACACGGTGATGTGCTACCGCGTCCGCTGGGAGGAGTTTGTGGCGGACACGGTGGTCGAGCACACCATGTTTTGGGAGGACGCTCACTGGTACGGGGGCTGTGAAATGAGCGTCCAGCACTGGCCAATCAGACTCCCAGGGTACCAGGAGCCCATGCCGTTTGTGACGAGCGACGTGTATTCCTTCAGGGGCAGCTTTGGAGGCATCTTGGAAAGGTACTGGCTGTCCTCGAAAGCGGCGGCTATAAAGATTAACGACTCGGTGCCCTTCCACCTGGGGTTTAATGCCAGTGAACGGTCGCTCTTCTTTCAAGCCAGGTATAAGGATTCTCCCTACAAACCTCCCCTTGGGCAGCAGCCTTTCCCGGAGCTGAGCTACCGTGTCTGCGTCGGCTCGGATGTGACCTCCATTCACAAATACATGGTACGCAGGTACTTTAACAAACCTTCTAAGATCCCAGCAGAAAACGCCTTCCGGTACCCCATCTGGTCTACATGGGCTCTGTACAAAAACGATATTGATCAGGATAAGCTGTTGCGTTTTtcagaaaagattaaaaagtacCGGTTTAATTGCAGCCATATTGAAATAGACGACACCTACACACAGACTTATGGCGATTTCGATTTTGATCCGGTAAAGTTCCCAAATGTGACAGAAATGTTCAAAACGCTGAAAAAAGAGGGATTTAAAGTTACCCTGTGGACTCATCCCTTTATAAACTACAATTCTTCCAATTTTGGAGTGGGGATAGAGCGGCAGCTCTTTATCAAGGAGCCGACGGGGAAACTTCCCGCGATGGTGAAGTGGTGGAACGGCATTGGCGCCATATTGGATTTTACCAATCCCACAGCCAGGGAGTGGTTTCAGAGCCACTTGAAACAACTGCGGTCCAAGTACGGCATCGCGTCCTTTAAATTTGATGCTGGTGAGGTAAGCTACCTTCCAAAGCAGTTCAGCACCTTTAGGCCCTTGTCGGATCCCAGCGTCTGGTCCAGACGGTACACGGAAATGGCCATTCCGTTCTACGAGCTCGCTGAAGTCAGGGTCGGCTACCAGTCTCAAAACATCTCGTGCTTCTTCCGTATCATCGACCGCGACTCGGTTTGGGGATATGAGCTTGGCCTCAAGTCCCTGATCCCTACTGTGCTCACCATTAGCATGCTGGGATACCCTTTCATTTCAGCTGATATGATTGGTgggaattttttccccaacaAGACAGAAGGTGCTGTTGAAATCCCGGACCAGGAGCTGTACATCCGCTGGCTGGAGCTTTCGGCCTTCATGCCCTCCATGCAGTTCTCCATACCCCCCTGGCTCTATGACAAGGAAGTGATTGAGATTGCACAGAAGTTCACAGAGCTGCATGAGTCCCTGGTTGCCCCTCTGCtgttggagctggctggagaggtCACTGACACTGGAGACCCTATCATACGGCCCATCTGGTGGATTTCTCCCAGGGATGAATTCGCTCACAAGATTGACTCCCAGTTCCTCATTGGGGATACCCTCATGGTGGCCCCTGTCCTGGAGCTGGGCAAGCAAGAGCGAGATGTGTACCTCCCGGCTGGCAAATGGCGCAGTTACAAAGGGGAGCTGTTTGAGAAGACCCCAGTCCTGTTAACAGACTATCCCGTTGACTTGGACGAAGTTGCTTATTTCCTCTGGGTATCTTAA
- the LOC127046492 gene encoding myogenesis-regulating glycosidase-like: MENQPFHRLRKNRHSEKGNAMGTHIPDSFTPGKPKPSKELKPMIGAVIVGLILFIAAVVAWCYYTASLRKAEQLKTELMDLRKDGFIIKNNNGEVVFRLAFQSGTLDLESCSKEGDILTCTRSDRGKLNFFIQTVKPKDTVMCYRVRWEEFVVDTVVEHTMFWEDAHWYGGCEMSIQHWPIRLPGYQEPMPFVTSDVYSFRGSFGGILERYWLSSKAAAIKINDSVPFHLGFNASERSLFFQARYKDSPYKPPLGQQPFPELSYHVCIGSDVTSIHKYMVRRYFNKPSKIPAENAFRYPIWSTWALYKKDIDQDKLLHFAEKIKKYRFNCSHIEIDDTYTQTYGDFDFDPVKFPNVTKMFKTLKKEGFKVTLWTHPFINYNSSNFGVGIERQLFIKELTGKLPAMVKWWNGIGAILDFTNPTAREWFQSHLKQLRSKYNVASFKFDAGEVSYLPKQFSTFRPLSDPSVWSRRYTEMAIPFYELAEVRVGYQSQNISCFFRIIDRDSVWGYELGLKSLIPTVLTISMLGYPFILPDMIGGNFLPNKTEGAVAIPDQELYIRWLELSAFMPSMQFSIPPWLYDKEVIEIAQKFTELHESLVAPLLLELAGKVTDTGDPIIRPIWWISPRDEFAHKIDSQFLIGDTLMVAPVLELGKQERDVYLPAGKWRSYKGELFEKTPVLLTDYPVDLDEVAYFFWVS; encoded by the coding sequence ATGGAAAATCAGCCCTTTCATCGTTTAAGAAAGAACAGGCACTCTGAAAAGGGGAATGCCATGGGAACACACATACCTGACAGCTTCACCCCGGGGAAGCCAAAGCCATCCAAGGAGCTGAAGCCAATGATCGGTGCAGTCATCGTCGGGCTGATCTTGTTCATTGCGGCGGTGGTGGCTTGGTGCTACTACACGGCGTCTCTCAGGAAGGCGGAGCAGCTAAAGACGGAATTGATGGACCTGAGGAAGGATGGGTTCATCATCAAAAACAACAATGGGGAGGTGGTCTTCAGACTGGCCTTCCAGTCGGGCACCCTCGACCTGGAGTCCTGCTCGAAAGAAGGGGATATTTTAACCTGCACCAGGTCGGACAGAGGGAAGCTGAATTTCTTCATTCAGACAGTCAAGCCCAAGGACACGGTGATGTGCTACCGTGTCCGCTGGGAGGAGTTTGTGGTGGACACGGTGGTCGAGCACACCATGTTTTGGGAGGACGCTCACTGGTACGGGGGCTGTGAAATGAGCATCCAGCACTGGCCAATCAGACTCCCAGGGTACCAGGAGCCCATGCCATTTGTGACGAGCGATGTGTATTCCTTCAGGGGCAGCTTTGGAGGCATCTTGGAAAGGTACTGGCTGTCCTCGAAAGCGGCGGCTATAAAGATTAACGACTCGGTGCCCTTCCACCTGGGGTTTAACGCCAGTGAACGGTCGCTCTTCTTTCAAGCCAGGTATAAGGATTCTCCCTACAAACCTCCCCTTGGGCAGCAGCCTTTCCCGGAGCTGAGCTACCATGTCTGCATCGGCTCAGATGTGACCTCCATTCACAAATACATGGTACGCAGGTACTTTAACAAGCCTTCTAAGATCCCAGCAGAAAACGCCTTCCGGTACCCCATCTGGTCTACATGGGCTCTGTACAAAAAAGATATTGACCAGGATAAGCTGTTGCATTTTgcagaaaagattaaaaagtacCGGTTTAATTGCAGCCATATTGAAATCGACGACACCTACACACAAACTTATGGCGATTTCGACTTTGATCCGGTAAAGTTCCCTAATGTGACCAAAATGTTCAAAACGCTGAAAAAAGAGGGATTTAAAGTTACCCTGTGGACGCATCCCTTTATAAACTACAATTCTTCCAATTTTGGAGTGGGGATAGAGCGGCAGCTCTTTATCAAGGAGCTGACAGGGAAACTCCCCGCGATGGTGAAGTGGTGGAACGGCATTGGCGCCATATTGGATTTTACCAATCCCACAGCCAGGGAGTGGTTTCAGAGCCACCTGAAACAACTGCGATCCAAGTACAACGTTGCATCCTTTAAATTTGATGCTGGTGAGGTGAGCTACCTTCCAAAGCAGTTCAGCACCTTCAGGCCCTTGTCGGATCCCAGCGTCTGGTCCAGACGGTACACGGAAATGGCCATTCCATTCTACGAGCTCGCTGAAGTCAGGGTCGGCTACCAGTCTCAAAACATCTCGTGCTTCTTCCGTATCATCGACCGCGACTCGGTTTGGGGATATGAACTTGGCCTCAAGTCCCTGATCCCTACCGTGCTCACCATTAGCATGCTGGGATACCCTTTCATACTACCTGACATGATTGGAGGAAACTTTCTGCCGAACAAGACAGAAGGTGCTGTTGCAATCCCAGACCAGGAGCTGTACATCCGCTGGCTGGAGCTTTCAGCCTTCATGCCCTCCATGCAGTTCTCCATACCCCCCTGGCTCTATGACAAGGAAGTGATTGAGATTGCACAGAAGTTCACAGAGCTGCATGAGTCCCTGGTTGCCCCTCTGCTGTTGGAGCTGGCTGGAAAGGTCACTGACACGGGAGACCCTATCATACGGCCCATCTGGTGGATTTCTCCCAGGGATGAATTCGCTCACAAGATTGACTCCCAGTTCCTCATTGGGGATACCCTCATGGTGGCCCCTGTCCTGGAGCTGGGCAAGCAAGAGCGAGATGTGTACCTCCCGGCCGGCAAATGGCGCAGTTACAAAGGGGAGCTGTTTGAGAAGACCCCAGTTCTGTTAACAGACTATCCTGTTGACTTGGACGAAGTTGCTTATTTCTTTTGGGTATCATAA